The window CGCCGCCTATCAAGTCGGCGGCGAATATGCAGGCATCAAGTTTGCCGCCCTTGCAGGTGCGTTGGATGAGCGTGCAGTGGTGACAGAAACCTTTGTCGGCTTAAAGCGTGCGGGAGCGGATTTGATTGTCAGCTATTACACCAAACAATACGCCCAGTGGTTAGCCGAGAGTAGATAGTTACCTCGGTAACGACCGTTGCGGACATTAAAAAATCGATTAAAAACGCCACCTTTATCGGTGGCGTTTTTGTATTTAGCATCCTGCGTTGAATTGCTTAAGCTTTTTGCAATCGTGCAAACAAGGCTTTCACTTTTTCGACTTTAGGGCGCACGACCATCTGACAATAAGGTTGCTCACCGTGTAAAGCAAAGTAATCATTGTGATAATTTTCAGCGGGATAAAACGTCTCAAATGCTGACACTTGGGTCACAATAGGCGCATCAAAAACCTTAGCCGCCGCTAACTGAGTCAACATAGCGGTGGTTTGCTCAATCTGCTCGGCATTATGGGCAAACACCACAGAGCGATATTGTGGCCCCTTATCATTGCCTTGACGATTGAGCGTGGTCGGATCATGACTCTCAAAAAAGACCTGCAACAGCGTCGTAAAATCAATTTCCTCTGGGTTGAACTCGATATGCACCACCTCTGCATGGCCAGTTTGGCCCGAGCAAACCGATTTATAATCGGCGTCATGGGCATCACCGCCAGCATAGCCAGAAGTCACGTTCACCACGCCTTTTAGGCTTTTAAAAATCGCCTCGACGCACCAAAAACACCCAGCGCCAAAAGTTGCAAAGCTGTTCGATGCTGGTTCAACAGCATCATCCATCCCTTTGAAAACCATAGAAACGGAGTTAACACAGTGACGAATATTATTGGGGGTTAACATCTCACCTTCAAAAACATGGCCTAAATGGCCACCACACTGGCTACAGACAATCTCGGTTCTGCGGCCATCGGCGTCAACATGGCGAGTTACAGCGCCGGCGATTTCATCATCGAAAGCTGGCCAGCCACAATGGGCATTAAATTTATGCTCAGAGCGGTACAAGGGCGCATGGCATTTTTTGCATAAATACAAACCCTTGGCATCATGATCATAATACTCACCACTAAATGGTCGTTCAGTGCCTTTTTCTTCGATAACATAGCGTTCAAAATCGGTCAGTTTGTTCATATTAATGCCCTTTCGACTCACGTCGTTGTCTATTTTGATACTCTTTGATTAAGTTGATTAAGCAGCTGTTCCATAAAAAGCCAACATAAGACCCACTCCAAGCAAGATATCTTGCA of the Shewanella baltica genome contains:
- a CDS encoding bifunctional methionine sulfoxide reductase B/A protein codes for the protein MNKLTDFERYVIEEKGTERPFSGEYYDHDAKGLYLCKKCHAPLYRSEHKFNAHCGWPAFDDEIAGAVTRHVDADGRRTEIVCSQCGGHLGHVFEGEMLTPNNIRHCVNSVSMVFKGMDDAVEPASNSFATFGAGCFWCVEAIFKSLKGVVNVTSGYAGGDAHDADYKSVCSGQTGHAEVVHIEFNPEEIDFTTLLQVFFESHDPTTLNRQGNDKGPQYRSVVFAHNAEQIEQTTAMLTQLAAAKVFDAPIVTQVSAFETFYPAENYHNDYFALHGEQPYCQMVVRPKVEKVKALFARLQKA